ATCATCATTTTCGATACGACCTTTTGTACCGATAAATGTATAGTTTCTCGAATAATCTGGCGTGAAGTGACATTGTAAATACGAAGCTTTAATACCGCCCTCTAGTTCCATAATAAGCATGTTGTTGTCTTCAACATCAATCTCTTCACGGAACGCACATTCTGTAAACGTATGAGGAACATATTCTGGACATGTATTCTTTTGGTCACATGTAGGACATGTTAACGTATTTGGTTTATCGCCACCGTAATAATCTAAGCTCCCAAACGCAGAAACCTTTGTCGCATACTTACCAGAAATCCAGTGAATAACATCTAAATCATGTGACCCCTTTTGTAGTAAAAGAGATGTCGTATTTTTTGAGTTACCATGCCAGTCATGATAGTAGAAATATCCGCCAAACCCAACGAAGTGACGTACCCAAATAGCTTTTAAATCCCCAATAGCACCTGAATCGATTAAACCTTTCATCGTTTGATACATGCTCATATAGCGCATGTTGAAACCGACCATTAAGTGCTTACCTGAACTCTTCCAAGCATCTAGAATTCTATCGCAGCCCTCTACTGTAATAGCTAAAGGCTTTTCAGCATATACATGCTTCCCTGCTTTTAAACAAGCAATTATATGTTCTTCGTGTAGGTAGTCTGGCGATAGAACAGCAATAGCATCAATATCGTCTCTCTTTAATAATTCCTGATAATCTTTCGTTAAAAATAAAGGAGTTTCGAATTTTTCCTGAAATTTATCTAAGCGCTCTTGAGAAATATCTGCCAAAGCAACAATCTCTGATTCCCCATCAGGCTTATGCCAATATAGGGCTAACCCACCTCTTAGTCCAGCTCCTATTACTCCAATACGTACTTTCTTCATTATTTCTCCCCCTTTTTATACACATCTATATCTCTTTAAGAAAACGGTTACAAATTTGTAACCGCTCATCACACCAGTAACATCACAACCACACATTAACACGTTGTAGGTACAAGTTAGGATAAACAATTTAACGAAAATTGCGATAATTACGTTTTTATTAATATATAATTCTGCCTCTAACCATGTCAATATAAATAATAAGTGCAATTTTGCAGAAAATATCATACTTTTCGATCATATATTTAGTTATCCCATTGGCAAATTCAATATTTAAAGTATTCCAATTGCAACTTGACCCATTCACTATAAAATCCATAATTAACTAAAAAAAAAAAATATTTTTTTAGTTGTTTTTTCTGCTCAAGTTTTCAAATCACCAATTCCGTAGTTGCCGACTTTGCATGTTCGATTACTTTATTTAGATTTTGCTTTAATTTCTCGAATAGGCTTTCTTCCATTAACTAATAAAACATGGAATCTCACTAGGGTTTTTACAAAATAGTTCAAATTAGAAGAGTTTTCCGAAAATATAGGGAAAACCCCTATTGATAATCGCCATATAATAGCGAGATAATGTGAACGTGAAATGAAAATAACATGACGGGTGTGAGTGTACATAGTGATGAACCGTATTGGTGACATTCAACCACTAATTCAAGATTATCGATCCAAAATCAGCGCTAATGAATCTGAATTAACAATTAAGATTTTAGATGACTATGAAGAACTCTTACAGTTGTTCAATCAAAAAAATGAGATGATTAATCGAATTTGGGATTTCCATGAAAATAAAAAGTATCAATTGGCTCAAGAAACTTTGGATCCACTTGAACAAATTTTATATAGCTCTTTATTAGGAATCCGTACGTTAGACCAGGAAGCCCAATCAGACTCTGCAAAAAATTATTTAGCTTCACTAAAAAAAGAAATTGAAAAACAATTAAACTATTTAAAAAAAGCTTCTATTAGTGTATATCCCTTATGTATGCAGGATTTGGGACCTTACGGGGCTATTAAATCTTACTATGAACTATTTAAAGATGGTAAGAACATAACAATTGACATTGACTTTAAAGGAACGCTAAAAAGGCAGCCCCATAAAGTAGAGATTCATATATTTCGATTCATCCAACATTTGATTCAAATTATTGACAACCTTAATACTGTTGTCTCATTAAGTGTCACTATTAATGAAAAGGATGGTCGAATCGTTATCACATTTGTAGGAGAGGCTTTAGTAGAACGACTAAACCACTCTTCTAACTATCAACTATTTAAAGAATTAGTCGACAGCATAGAAGACGTTGAGATTCTAGAGAAAAATGAAAGTACATTTAATCTAGTTCTACAAACAATTAGATAACACTAACAAAAAATCGACGCGTTCCTAAAGAGCTGCGTTACTGCCTATCCAATAAAAATAAAAACTCCTTTGTAGAAGACTTAGAACGATGTCTTCTACAAAAGAGTAATGTCTTACGATAATAATCAATTACGCCTAGGCTAACCCTTGTCCAGATTTTTTCCGAGCTTAGGCCCTGCACGATGCAGGTTAGTTAGCCGTTGTCGCATGGATGCGACGGACTTAGGCTAACACCCTAAATTAACTCCTCTAAAAATCTGTGACATCCGCCGGGGGCTTTAACTTGCTTCAGCAAGTTAAAGGTTCAACTTTTTCATCCACATTTCTCGGGACAAAAATTTCGATCGTCGTTCCCTCATTTGCTTTAGAATGAAACTGCGCAGAACCACCTACCCCTTCTGCTCGCTCCTTTATACTATATAAACCAATACCTTTTCGCTGT
This portion of the Solibacillus daqui genome encodes:
- a CDS encoding Gfo/Idh/MocA family protein; this encodes MKKVRIGVIGAGLRGGLALYWHKPDGESEIVALADISQERLDKFQEKFETPLFLTKDYQELLKRDDIDAIAVLSPDYLHEEHIIACLKAGKHVYAEKPLAITVEGCDRILDAWKSSGKHLMVGFNMRYMSMYQTMKGLIDSGAIGDLKAIWVRHFVGFGGYFYYHDWHGNSKNTTSLLLQKGSHDLDVIHWISGKYATKVSAFGSLDYYGGDKPNTLTCPTCDQKNTCPEYVPHTFTECAFREEIDVEDNNMLIMELEGGIKASYLQCHFTPDYSRNYTFIGTKGRIENDDVNNKIYLKTRKSNSWEELSDVVYEMKPEEGSHGGADPKIAQDFVELILYNKEPLTTPFAGRMSVAVGCAAADSLRSGGKVVEISQESTILSHK